The Armigeres subalbatus isolate Guangzhou_Male unplaced genomic scaffold, GZ_Asu_2 Contig1131, whole genome shotgun sequence genomic interval AGATTCGATCGAAGTCGCAATTGTCAATTTGGCGGCAGTCTATATCGACACggaatttatgaaaatgcaATGTGCGATAGATATGTTCTTCGCCATGTTCCCCAAACATCCCATGACAAAACTTCGTTTTGGAACATTGATCCTATCATACAAAGACTGCACAGGAGTAACTGCAGTCGGTCATGGGTGTGAGTTGATGAGTCATAACACGAAGATATTCACCCGGTGGTTAATGACTCCAACCCTTCGACAGGACTTTAATAGAATGAATATTCCAGGTCAGGAAATCACCCTCCCATACTCATATGGACCGTACTTGTCCGGACTTGGGTTAGTCGACAAGAGTTCCTATTCCGCGACCCTTAACTGTGGACTTCATATGTTCACGCATTTAATAGGATGTGCCGTCCTCTCGACAAGGTCAATCAACGCGATATTTTTCCAGCCAAGAGGCTTAAGTGCTATAATTGACAACGCGATTCTATTTATCTACGCACATTCATGTACCGGATCACTGCAGATGCAGTTCTTCCGTAAACGAGAAGTAGGGGTGGTGAAGGCGATCGAAGAAGAAGCCCGTAAGCAAATTGAAGTACTACGTAAACAACTGCTTGAGTTCGCTGCTGAAGAGGACGAGCCAGGTGCAGGCAATCAAGAAGGAATCGAGGAAAAGTCCGGAT includes:
- the LOC134202285 gene encoding uncharacterized protein LOC134202285 encodes the protein LELLCSTLQDTLRFDWVSLGVPIGIKDHMISPLQLLTVTRASVAPQVGDSSGAPTYEELVDLGMLILGGFRVFHATNPAYVDKLRDALENQLTTPALRDSIEVAIVNLAAVYIDTEFMKMQCAIDMFFAMFPKHPMTKLRFGTLILSYKDCTGVTAVGHGCELMSHNTKIFTRWLMTPTLRQDFNRMNIPGQEITLPYSYGPYLSGLGLVDKSSYSATLNCGLHMFTHLIGCAVLSTRSINAIFFQPRGLSAIIDNAILFIYAHSCTGSLQMQFFRKREVGVVKAIEEEARKQIEVLRKQLLEFAAEEDEPGAGNQEGIEEKSGSVPEDGSTGGGGDLENIDAGDVDDFYPEEPRSRDALDWYSYIAKHCKSSIPDRMRAVAYDRWSQVKDVRPGTVVEFAKRMGRAPNH